GTTCCGCCGCTGGCTGGAGACCCAGACCGACGACGAGGAGGCCCGCCTCAACATCGGCATGTTCATCGCAGGCGCCATGCTCACCAAGCCCGCGCACGCCTTCTCGGCGCTGCAGGCCCTGCTCATGGCCGCCAGCGCCGGCAGCTTCAGCCACCTGGTCGACGCCGACTTCATCCTCGACAAGCGCGTGAAGGGCGGCCTCCAGCAGGTGCCGCTGCTGCTCGCCGAGCGCCTGGGCGAGGACGTCCACCTGAACTCGCCCGTGCGCACCCTCCGCTGGAACGGCTCCGGCGTGACGGCGATCACCGACGACCTGCAGGTGAACGCCCGGTTCGCGATCCTGGCCGTGCCTCCCGTGCTGATCAGCCGGATCTCCTACGACCCGCCGCTGCCGCGCCGCCAGCAGCAGCTCCACCAGCACCTCTCGATGGGCTTCGTCATCAAGGTGCACGCCGTCTACGAGACGCCCTTCTGGCGCGACCTCGGCTACAGCGGCACCGCCTTCAGCCCGTACGAGCTGGTGCACGAGGCGTACGACAACAGCTACGACGGCGACCCGCGCGGCACCCTGGTCGGGTTCGTCTCCGACGAGTCCGCCGACGACGTCTTCCGGCTCAGCCCGGAGGAGCGCAAGGCGCGCATCCTCGAGTCGCTGTCGCACTACTACGGCGTGCAGGCGCTGAGCCCCGTCGTGTACTACGAGAGCGACTGGGGCAGCGAGGAGTGGACCCGCGGCGCCTACGCGGCGAGCTTCGACATGGGCGGCCTGGCGCGCTACGGCGCGGACCTGCGCACGCCGGTCGGTCCGATCCACTTCTCCTGCAGCGACCTGGCGGGCAAGGGCTACCAGCACGTGGACGGCGCGATCCGCGTCGGCCGCGACACCGCCGCGGCGATCGTGGCGGCGCTGCAGCCCGCCGGCAGCTAGCCGGCGACGGGCTGCTCGCAGCCCCTCCAGACCGCGCGCGGCCAGTCGTGGATGGCCGCGCGCACCACTCCGGCCGGCCGGGCCGCGCACCGTCGTGGGATGCGCGCCCCGGCCGCCGGGACACCGCTAATGCATGCATAGCGTTGTCGGAGTCTGTGAAATCTTTCATCGAGCATGTATCGTCTAATCACGAGCAACCGTGAATCATCCGGAGGCTCAGTGGTAGACGGAAGGCTTGAACGGGTACTTGCCTCCGTCGTGACGCCACGCTGCTCCTAGTGCAGCCATCGATGCCCCCAGCCGGGTCGGGTTCCGCTGGGGGCATCACCCGTTTCCGGGGTGGCTGGGGCGCAGGGTCGGGGCGGAAGAATGTGGTGATGCTTGACGTTTCGGCGTCGGTGAAGCAGAGTCTCCTCGATGGGTGCCGCGGGTGCGGTGCCCGCTGGGCCGCTCGGGTGGCGGCCCGGAGCGGCGAGGGGGCGCAATCGTGACGAGTGAGCCGGTGAGCGCATCGCGCACCACATTGACCTGGGGTGGAGCCGGCCTCGTTCTCGCGGCGTTGACCCCGATCGTGGCCGAGCTGGCCTTCCTCTTCCCGCCGCCCGGGACCTCGTGGCTCTACTCGGCCGAGACGCCCTTCGCCGGGACGGCGTCCGCCGCCGTCCTGGTCATCGCCTTCGTCGTGCTGGCCTTCGGCATCCGCGGCGAACAAGGCATCGCCGGGCCGTCCCGGGTCGGGAGGACCGCCCTCGTGCTCTTCGCCCTGACGAGCATCGTGTCCGCCGGGTATGTCACGGTGAACATGACCGCGGTCGGCGTGAACTCCGGAGTGCTGGCCCTCGTGAGCATCCTGTTCTGGACCCTGGAGATCGTCCGGGTGGTTGCGCTGATCGTGGCCGCGGTCAGCGTCTTCCGGGCAGGAGTCGTCACGGGACCGGCCCGCTGGGCACTTCCGGTCGTCGCGCTGATCCTGGCCGGCGTGGTGGTGGTGAGCCGGATCCCCCTCCCCGCGGTGCTCGACGTCTGGCTCTGGGGGCTCGTCGGGATCCCGCTCGCCCTCCTCCTGACCGGCGTGCTCTTCCTTGTCCAGGGGCTGCGTTCGCCGCGCGCGATCGAGACGCCCGCCCCCTCCGCGGGCTAGCGCCGGCTCACAGCGCCCGGATCGTCCACCCCGCCGCCGACGACTCCCCGGGCTCCAGCACGATGAGGTCGGTGCCCGAGTTGAACGCGTCCGGCGGGCAGGTCATCGGCTCCACCGCCAGTCCCAGCCGGTTGAGCTCCGGCACGTCGCGGTCCGCCGTGTGCACCTGCACCCACGGGCACGACGCGTCCCAGGTCATCGCGACGCCGGTGCCGTCCGGGGCGAGCAGCGAGACCGTCGCGGTGCCGTCGGCGTCGCGGCGCAGCCCGGTGAAGGCGTGGTCGATGAACGTGTCGCCGATCGGGCGCGCGGCCCGGAAGTCGAAGGGGCCGCTCATCACATCGGCGAGCCCGGCCGGGATCAGCCGGTCCTCGGTCACCGTGAGCACCCGGTCCGCCGGGAGGTCGAGCGTCCAGTCGTCCACGCGGCCCTCGCCCGCCACCAGATAGGGGTGCGGGCCGGTGCCCCACGGCGCGGGCGTGGTGCCGGTGTTGGTGCCGGTGACCGTGGTGTGGAGGCCGTCCTCGTCCAGCTCGAAAGCGACGGCGACCTCCACGCGGTGCGGGTAGCCGTCCTGCGCCTCGATGGTCGCGGACAGGGTGACGCTGCTGGGGGAGCGGTCGATCGCGGTGAACTCGAGCCAGGTGGCGAGGCCGTGCAGGGCGTGGCCGCGGCCGGGCTCGGTGAGCGCGAGCTGCCGCTCGGTCCCGTCGAAGGTGT
This genomic stretch from Leifsonia sp. EB41 harbors:
- a CDS encoding aldose 1-epimerase family protein, which encodes MSIPISGTHFGLTAGDYHATIASVGASLRTLEFDGRPLVVPFSADEVRPAFRGATLAPWPNRVVDGRYTFDGTERQLALTEPGRGHALHGLATWLEFTAIDRSPSSVTLSATIEAQDGYPHRVEVAVAFELDEDGLHTTVTGTNTGTTPAPWGTGPHPYLVAGEGRVDDWTLDLPADRVLTVTEDRLIPAGLADVMSGPFDFRAARPIGDTFIDHAFTGLRRDADGTATVSLLAPDGTGVAMTWDASCPWVQVHTADRDVPELNRLGLAVEPMTCPPDAFNSGTDLIVLEPGESSAAGWTIRAL
- a CDS encoding flavin monoamine oxidase family protein: MNSIERDVVIVGAGASGLTAATELTKAGLSVAVLEARDRVGGRLWTNDIDGATLEIGGQWVSPDQDALIGTLEELGLETYSRYREGINIYLGEGGARRTFEGEIFPVAPATEQEIVGLIERLDALVAEIDPDRPWEHPQAKELDEISFRRWLETQTDDEEARLNIGMFIAGAMLTKPAHAFSALQALLMAASAGSFSHLVDADFILDKRVKGGLQQVPLLLAERLGEDVHLNSPVRTLRWNGSGVTAITDDLQVNARFAILAVPPVLISRISYDPPLPRRQQQLHQHLSMGFVIKVHAVYETPFWRDLGYSGTAFSPYELVHEAYDNSYDGDPRGTLVGFVSDESADDVFRLSPEERKARILESLSHYYGVQALSPVVYYESDWGSEEWTRGAYAASFDMGGLARYGADLRTPVGPIHFSCSDLAGKGYQHVDGAIRVGRDTAAAIVAALQPAGS